Proteins encoded in a region of the Pseudochaenichthys georgianus chromosome 20, fPseGeo1.2, whole genome shotgun sequence genome:
- the LOC117466014 gene encoding cysteine-rich secretory protein LCCL domain-containing 1-like has protein sequence MRHVSPLRGGVSLLLLLHTASSMLMLPNSTGRAPNLDKYRDEEGDFWEAKQRGKRAITDSDAQLILDLHNKLRGQVYPPSSNMEYMSWDTELERTAEEWAETCLWEHGPASLLPQIGQNLGAHWGRSTALGSAAISLKGEELGYCCYLS, from the exons ATGAGGCATGTTTCTCCTCTGAGGGGGGGCGTCTCCCTGCTCTTACTTTTGCACACCGCCTCCTCCATGCTGATGCTGCCCAACTCCACGGGACGGGCACCGAATCTGGACAAGTACCGGGACGAGGAGGGGGACTTCTGGGAGGCCAAGCAGAGGGGAAAGAGGGCCATCACGGACAGCGACGCTCAGCTGATCCTGGATCTGCACAACAAGCTCCGAGGCCAGGTGTACCCGCCCTCTTCCAACATGGAGTACATG TCGTGGGACACAGAGTTGGAGCGGACAGCGGAGGAGTGGGCTGAGACCTGTCTTTGGGAACACGGACCCGCGAGTCTCCTGCCGCAGATCGGACAGAACCTGGGAGCTCACTGGGGAAG gtctacggccttgggttctgctgctatctctcttaagggggaggagcttgggtattgctgctatctctcttaa
- the mtrr gene encoding LOW QUALITY PROTEIN: methionine synthase reductase (The sequence of the model RefSeq protein was modified relative to this genomic sequence to represent the inferred CDS: deleted 1 base in 1 codon): protein MPCEAKPRFVVLYGSQKGQAESIAEGIADEAEEHGLLAELSCLNQNEKYNLEKEKAPVVFIVSTTGDGEPPDNALQFVKTIKKKTPDHYKHLCYALLALGDTNYANFCNCGKTIERSLQELGAKQFYATGYADDGVGLEVVLDPWIEGLWKAINGAVSKMASDRTDYSNAETPDSSIPDVQLNLLSITDQKDCGSTGASVSKCATAASASAVSDLRPAVSPSQPLGTASVSAAVPHVTLTASLTHSLPPLSESSLNVPALPPPYLDVTLKEADTVQQIVGPSNKETLHEVPISRALQLTRGDSVKTSLLLELDLSAHPNLIYQPGDSFDMFCPNKDSEVEEMLHRVGLYEQRNHSVHISLRKDTKKKGAQVPAHVAPDMSLLYLLTWCLEIRSVPKKAFVRALVEHTEGGVQRRRLQELCSKQGSADYNLHVRDQSLCLMELLSAFPSCSPPLSLLIEHLPKLQPRPYSAAR, encoded by the exons ATGCCCTGTGAAGCGAAGCCTCGGTTTGTGGTTCTCTACGGGTCTCAGAAGGGCCAAGCTGAGTCCATAGCAGAGGGAATAGCCGATGAGGCAGAGGAGCATGGACTGCTGGCTGAGCTCAGCTGCTTG AACCAGAATGAAAAG TACAATCTGGAGAAGGAGAAGGCCCCCGTGGTCTTTATTGTGTCTACCACTGGAGATGGGGAACCGCCAGACAATGCCCTCCAATTTGTAAAGACCATCAAGAAGAAGACCCCTGACCACTATAAACACCTTTGCTATGCACTTTTAG cttTAGGAGACACAAATTATGCAAATTTCTGCAACTGCGGGAAGACGATTGAACGTAGTCTCCAGGAACTCGGAGCCAAACAATTCTATGCGACAGGATATGCAGATGATGGTGTAGG ACTTGAGGTGGTCCTGGACCCCTGGATTGAAGGACTGTGGAAAGCAATCAACGGAGCCGTATCAAAAATGGCTTCTGATAGGACTGACTACTCGAATGCAGAAACTCCTGATTCATCCATACCAGATGTCCAACTTAACCTCTTGAGTATAACTGACCAGAAGGACTGTGGGTCGACTGGAGCATCTGTATCCAAATGTGCAACCGCAGCTTCGGCGTCTGCTGTGTCTGATCTCAGGCCAGCTGTGTCTCCATCCCAGCCTCTTGGTACTGCCAGTGTTTCTGCAGCAGTTCCTCATGTTACATTGACAGCTTCCCTGACTCACTCCCTGCCGCCGCTGTCTGAGTCCTCTCTTAATGTTCCTGCACTGCCTCCCCCCTACCTCGATGTCACCCTTAAGGAGGCAGACACTGTGCAACAG ATTGTTGGACCGTCAAACAAGGAGACTCTGCATGAGGTTCCCATATCCAGAGCGCTTCAGCTGACCAGAGGAGATTCAGTCAAGACGTCTCTTCTCTTGGAGCTGGACCTCTCT GCTCACCCGAATCTGATATATCAGCCAGGGGATTCCTTCGATATGTTCTGCCCAAACAAAGACTCTGAGGTGGAGGAAATGCTGCACAGAGTAGGCCTTTATGAGCAGAGGAACCACAGTGTTCACATCTCTCTACGTAAAGACACTAAGAAGAAAG GAGCCCAGGTGCCAGCCCACGTTGCCCCCGACATGTCTCTGCTGTACCTGCTCACATGGTGTCTGGAGATCAGGAGCGTTCCTAAGAAG GCGTTCGTGCGGGCGCTGGTGGAGCATACGGAGGGCGGTGTGCAGAGGAGGAGACTGCAGGAGCTGTGCAGTAAACAGGGCAGCGCCGACTACAACCTGCATGTGAGGGACCAGAGCCTCTGCCTGATGGAGCTCCTCTCTGCCTTCCCCTCCTGCTCGCCTCCTCTCAGCCTCCTCATAG AGCATTTGCCGAAGCTGCAGCCGAGGCCTTATTCAGCAGCCAGGTAA